A portion of the Motacilla alba alba isolate MOTALB_02 chromosome 19, Motacilla_alba_V1.0_pri, whole genome shotgun sequence genome contains these proteins:
- the NCOR1 gene encoding nuclear receptor corepressor 1 isoform X3 — protein MCRNVADRGFDSFKQQIARPSQEEKVEEKVEEEKSDKSEKKEEEKKDEEEKDEKEESKENTKEKDKTEVAPEEPEEREQAAPRGRKTANSQGRRKGRITRSMTNEAAQANAAAAAATEEPPPPLPPPPEPSSTEPVETSRWTEEEMEVAKKGLVEHGRNWAAIAKMVGTKSEAQCKNFYFNYKRRHNLDSLLQQHKQKSSRRPREERDVSQCESVASTVSAQEDEDIEASNEEENPEDSEGAENSSDTESAPSPTPAEPAKPTEETPSEPAAPKVTTEAPAEQESAIKPAASTSPSLPAQSVTTAETQNPEPQVKEEINTEAEEPMEVDSRSHSAEAKPVITLPVHTKVEPVETEMRLPENIQVKIESDTKEREMEKPKEKSEPEEMDYSLSQQVPAARPESHSDNDSSATCSADEEVDGEPDRQGIFSRESKPSLLNPTGSILVSSTIKQGQMDLQQLHHRAAVIPPMVSCSPCSVPVGTPVSGYALYQRHIKAMHESALLEEQRQRQEQLDMEYRSAVSPCGTSKSPSVEWEGKPVAYMPYAEVKRIEQEAQVQNPATRSASPYRLSPREVNKASPQPEMNAARYSVPPVLQPAPHQVITNIPEGVRLPTTRPTRPPPPLIPSSKTSVPSEKPSFIMGGSISQGTPGTYLTSHSQASYAQETAKPSVGSISLGLPRQQESAKSASLPYIKQEEFSPRSQNSQPEGLLVRAQHESVVRGTTTIQEGSITRGTPTNKVSVENIPSLRGSITQGTPALSQPGIAADALLKGTITRLATEDSSPEKCREEASAKGHVIYEGKSGHILSYDAIKNVREGTRSPRTAHEIGLKRTYDTMEGNIKQGMSLRESPGSAPLEGLICRALPRGSPHAELKERTVLSGSIMQGTPRATAESFEEGLKYPKQIKRESPPIRTFEGAITKGKPYDGVTTIKEMGRSIHEIPRQDLLSQESRKTPEMVQTSRPIIEGSISQGTPIKYESNSGQSAIKHNVKSLITGPSKLPRGMPQLEMVPENVKVVERGKYEDVKTGDAVRSRHTSVVSSGPSVLRSTLHETPKSQLSPGIYDDTNARRTPVNYQSPMSRSSPMMNRVSEAGVSSGKSANHERKNTLTPTQRESVPAKSPVPGVDPVVAHSPFDPHHRGATPEVYRGHLPPHLDPAMPFHRALDPAAAAYLFQRQLSPTPGYPSQYQLYAMENTRQTILNDYITSQQMQVNLRPDVTRGLSPREQTLALPYAGARGIIDLNNMAPTILVPHPGGTSTPPMERITYIPGTQLTFPPRPYNPASLSPGHPTHLAASAAANAEREREREREKERERERERERERERERERERERITSVPAELYLRPGAEQPGRPGSHGYVRSPSPSVRSQENILQQRPSIFQGTNGTSVITPLDPAAQLRIMQLTPGAPSITQGLPASRYNTAADALAALVDAAASAPQMEVAKAKENKHEGTRIEENMGRRSAVVTEQQQMEQKTLEVEKRPVQCPYTSANYSGGKSQGQTSSVVYSEAGKEKGPPPKSRYEEELRTRGKTTITAANFIDVIITRQIASDKDARDRGSQSSDSSSSLSSHRYEAPGDAIEVISPANSPVPAQEKLQPYQQETPKPSQAETADPNRPYEGPIHRYRTQQEPPSPQQPPPPSSQAEGMAHVPRTHRLITLADHICQIITQDFARNQAASQASLQPPTTTFQNSTPAPTPVSGRAKTSNRYSPEAQPQPVHHQRPGARVSPENLSDKARGRPGKSPERSHVPSEPYEPISPPQVPVVHEKQENVLLLSQRTEPTEQRTDSRSPGSISYLPSFFTKLENTSPMVKSKKQEIFRKLNSSGGGDSDMATAQPGTEIFNLPAVTTSGAVSSRGHSFADPASNLGLEDIIRKALMGNFDDKSEEHGVVMSQPLAVAPGSSGAAVPASNETRREEANPSPNSGGAVSKQKLIGKSNSRKSKSPIPGQGYLGTERPSSVSSVHSEGDYHRQTPVWAWEDRPSSTGSTQFPYNPLTMRMLSSTPPTSIACAPPSMSQATTHPQNRIWEREPAPLLSAQYETLSDSDD, from the exons ATGTGCAGGAACGTCGCTGACCGAGGCTTCGACTCCTTCAAG caacAGATTGCTCGTCCTTCTCAAGAAGAAAAGGTAGAAGAAAAGgtagaagaggaaaaatcagacaaatcagaaaagaaagaggaggaaaagaaagatgaggaggagaaggatgagAAGGAGGAATCTAA AGAGAATAccaaagaaaaggacaaaactGAAGTTGCACCAGAGGAACCAGAGGAAagggagcaggcagctcctCGGGGCCGAAAAACCGCCAACAGCCAAGGTCGGCGTAAGGGCAGGATCACCAGATCAATGACAAATGAAGCTGCACaggcaaatgctgctgcagctgcagccactgaagAGCCACCACCACCTCTGCCACCCCCACCAGAACCTT CTTCTACAGAGCCTGTGGAGACATCCCGCTggacagaagaagaaatggaaGTTGCTAAGAAAG GTCTAGTGGAACACGGGCGAAATTGGGCAGCGATTGCCAAAATGGTTGGCACAAAAAGTGAAGCTCAGTGTAAGAACTTCTACTTCAACTACAAAAGGAGACACAACCTGGACAGTCTCCTCCAACAGCACAAACAGAAG TCTTCGCGAAGGCCCCGAGAGGAGCGAGATGTGTCCCAGTGTGAGAGCGTGGCTTCCACCGTGTCAGCCCAGGAGGATGAAGACATTGAAGCATCTAATGAAGAAGAGAACCCAGAAGACAGTGAAG GTGCTGAAAATAGTTCTGATACAGAAAGTGCTCCATCTCCAACTCCAGCAGAACCTGCTAAACCAACTGAAGAAACTCCATCTGAGCCTGCTGCTCCAAAAGTAACCACTGaggccccagcagagcaggaatctGCCATTaaacctgcagccagcacaTCTCCCTCCTTACCAGCCCAAAGTGTAACAACAGCTGAAACTCAGAACCCTGAGCCCCAGGTCAAGGAAGAAATAAACACTGAGGCTGAGGAGCCTATGGAGGTGGACAGTAGAAGCCATTCAGCTGAAGCTAAGCCTGTGATTACTCTTCCAGTTCATACCAAAGTAGAACCTGTAGAGACTGAAATGAGGCTACCAGAGAATATTCAAGTGAAAATAGAGAGTGATaccaaagagagagagatggagaaaccCAAGGAAAAGTCAGAACCAGAGGAGATGGACTACAGCCTGTCCCAGCAAGTTCCTGCAGCCAGACCAGAATCCCATTCAGATAATGActccagtgccacctgcagtgctgatgAGGAAGTTGATGGAGAACCTGACCGACAGGG TATCTTCAGCAGAGAGTCAAAGCCCTCACTGTTAAATCCCACTGGGTCAATCCTGGTATCATCCACGATAAAGCAAGGGCAGATGGACCTGCAACAGCTTCACCACCGAGCTGCTGTCATCCCACCTATG gtttcctgcagcccctgctctgtccccgTGGGCACCCCAGTGAGTGGTTATGCCCTCTACCAGCGGCACATCAAGGCCATGCACGAGtcagccctgctggaggagcagagacagcgccaggagcagctggataTGGAATATCGGAGTGCTGTGAGCCCCTGTGGCACCTCCAAGAGCCCCAGTGTGGAGTGGGAAG GAAAACCAGTGGCCTATATGCCTTATGCTGAGGTCAAGAGAATAGAACAGGAAGCACAAGTGCAAAATCCAGCCACAAGGTCAGCATCACCCTACAGGTTATCTCCAAGAGAAGTCAATAaagcctctccccagcctgaGATGAATGCAGCTCGCTACAGTGTCCCTCCAG TTCTCCAGCCAGCCCCTCACCAGGTGATAACCAATATTCCTGAAGGAGTTCGCCTGCCCACAACCAGACCCACCagaccaccaccacctctcaTTCCATCCTCCAAAACCAGTGTGCCATCAGAAAAACCTTCCTTCATCATGGGAGGCTCGATCTCACAA GGAACACCTGGCACTTATTTAACGTCCCACAGTCAAGCTTCCTACGCCCAAGAAACTGCAAAGCCATCAGTGGGTTCTATATCCCTTGGGCTGCCAAGGCAGCAAGAGTCAGCCAAATCTg CTTCCCTGCCCTATATCAAACAAGAAGAATTCTCACCCAGAAGCCAGAATTCCCAACCTGAGGGACTCCTGGTCAGGGCACAACACGAAAGTGTGGTGAGAG GTACCACAACGATACAGGAGGGGAGTATAACACGAGGAACTCCAACTAATAAAGTTTCAGTTGAGAATATTCCTTCTTTGAGAGGCTCCATAACTCAG GGtaccccagctctgtcccagcccgGCATCGCCGCCGACGCGCTGCTGAAGGGAACCATCACCCGCCTGGCCACCGAGGACAGCAGCCCAGAGAAGTGCAGGGAGGAGGCCTCAGCCAAGGGCCATGTCATTTATGAAGGCAAAAGCGGGCATATTCTCTCTTATGATG CTATTAAAAATGTCCGTGAAGGAACAAGGAGTCCCAGAACTGCTCATGAGATTGGTTTAAAGAGAACCTATGATACAATGGAAGGAAATATAAAGCAGGGGATGTCACTGAGGGAGTCTCCAGGGTCTGCACCACTGGAAG gttTAATCTGCCGAGCGCTGCCTCGGGGTAGCCCACACGCTGAACTGAAGGAGAGAACAGTCTTGTCTGGCTCTATAATGCAAG GCACACCAAGAGCAACAGCTGAAAGTTTTGAAGAAGGTTTGAAGTACCCCAAGCAGATCAAGAGAGAGTCACCTCCCATCAGGACGTTTGAAGGAGCCATCACCAAGGGCAAACCCTACGATGGGGTCACCACCATAAAGGAGATGGGTCGCTCCATCCATGAGATCCCAAGGCAGGACCTCTTAAGCCAAGAGAGCCGCAAGACTCCTGAAATGGTGCAGACAAGCAGGCCAATCATAGAAGGCTCCATATCTCAG gGCACACCcataaaatatgaaagcaaCTCTGGCCAGTCTGCCATCAAACACAATGTAAAATCTTTAATCACTGGACCAAGCAAGCTGCCCCGGGGAATGCCTCAGCTGGAAATGGTGCCAGAAAACGTCAAGGTGGTGGAGCGAGGAAAATACGAAGATGTGAAGACCGGGGATGCCGTGCGGTCCCGTCACACGTCCGTAGTCAGCTCTGGTCCCTCTGTTCTCAGGTCAACCCTTCATGAAACTCCCAAAtcacagctgagccctgggatTTATGATGATACAAATGCTCGGAGGACACCTGTGAACTATCAGAGTCCAATGTCCAGGAGTTCACCCATGATGAATAGAGTTAGTGAGG CTGGAGTATCTTCTGGGAAGTCAGCAAATCACGAAAGGAAGAACACACTTACTCCAACACAGAGGGAGAGTGTGCCAGCAAAATCTCCAGTCCCAGGGGTTGATCCTGTAGTGGCTCACAGTCCTTTTGACCCTCACCACAGAGGAGCAACTCCTGAAGTCTACAGGGGTCACCTCCCTCCCCATTTAGATCCTGCTATGCCATTTCACAGGGCTCTGGATCCTG ctgctgctgcttaccTGTTCCAAAGGCAGCTGTCCCCCACGCCGGGGTACCCCAGCCAGTACCAGCTGTATGCCATGGAGAACACGCGCCAGACCATCCTCAACGACTACATCACCTCCCAGCAGATGCAAGTCAACCTCCGGCCTGATGTCACCAGGGGATTGTCCCCCAGGGAGCAAACTTTGGCACTGCCTTATGCAGGAGCACGAG GAATCATTGACCTGAACAATATGGCCCCCACTATCTTAGTGCCTCATCCTGGAGGAACCAGCACCCCACCCATGGAGAGAATCACATATATCCCTGGCACCCAGCTTACCTTCCCTCCCAGGCCTTACAACCCTGCTTCTCTGTCACCAG GACACCCCACACACctggcagcttctgcagctgcaaatGCTGAAAGGGAAcgggaaagggaaagggagaaggaacgggaaagggagagggaacGTGAGCGAGAGCGGGAGAGAGAACGAGAACGAGAGAGGGAGAGAATCACCTCAGTCCCTGCTGAACTCTATCTCCGACCAG GTGCAGAGCAGCCCGGCAGACCAGGCAGTCACGGATACGTCCGGTCCCCATCCCCCTCTGTCAGAAGCCAGGAAAACATTCTGCAGCAAAGGCCAAGTATATTCCAAGGAACCAATGGGACAAGTGTAATCACACCTTTGGATCCTGCTGCTCAGCTACGTATCAT GCAGCTCACCCCTGGAGCTCCCTCTATCACTCAAGGCTTGCCAGCTTCCCGTTACAACACTGCTGCTGATGCCCTGGCAGCACTCGTggatgctgcagcctctgcccctcagATGGAAGTTGCCAAAGCAAAGGAGAACAAGCACGAAGGAACCAGGATAGAGGAGAACATGGGCCGCAGGTCAGCTGTGGtgactgagcagcagcagatggagcagAAGACCCTGGAGGTAGAAAAGAGGCCTGTGCAGTGCCCCTATACATCTGCAAATTACTCTGGTGGCAAGTCCCAGGGACAGACTTCATCAGTAGTCTATTCAGAGGCTGGTAAAGAGAAAGGACCTCCTCCTAAATCCAGGTACGAGGAAGAGCTGAGAACTCGAGGAAAGACCACAATTACTGCTGCTAACTTCATAGATGTGATCATCACTCGCCAGATTGCTTCAGACAAGGATGCTCGAGATAGGGGCTCTCAAAGTTCAGATTCTTCCAGTAGTT TGTCCTCACACCGGTATGAAGCTCCTGGAGATGCCATTGAGGTGATCAGCCCTGCAAATTCACCTGTACCTGCTCAAGAAAAGCTACAGCCCTATCAACAAGAGACACCCAAACCAAGCCAGGCAGAGA CAGCTGACCCCAACAGGCCATACGAGGGCCCCATTCACCGCTACAGGACACAACAGGAGCCCCCCTCACCCCAGCAACCTCCACCTCCCTCTTCCCAGGCAGAGGGGATGGCACACGTGCCCAGGACCCATCGGCTCATCACCCTTGCTGATCACATCTGT CAAATTATCACACAAGACTTTGCTAGAAACCAAGCAGCTTCTCAGGCCTCTTTGCAGCCTCCCACCACTACATTCCAGAATTCCACCCCTGCTCCAACGCCTGTTTCTGGCCGGGCAAAGACTTCGAACCGCTACAGCCCCGaggcgcagccccagcccgtGCACCACCAGCGGCCAGGGGCCAGAGTGTCCCCTGAGAACCTCTCTGACAAGGCCAGGGGAAG GCCTGGAAAATCTCCAGAGAGGAGTCATGTCCCCTCAGAGCCCTACGAGCCAATCTCGCCACCTCAGGTCCCGGTTGTAcatgagaaacaggaaaatgttcttttgctttCCCAAAGAACTGAGCCTACTGAACAGAG GACTGACTCTCGCTCTCCAGGCAGTATCAGTTACCTGCCTTCGTTTTTCACCAAACTTGAGAACACTTCACCAATGGTGAAATCCAAGAAACAGGAGATATTTCGAAAGCTGAACTCATCTGGTGGAGGTGACTCTGACATGG CAACTGCTCAGCCAGGGACTGAAATATTCAATTTGCCAGCAGTCACTACCTCAG gtGCAGTCAGTTCTAGGGGTCACTCCTTTGCAGATCCTGCCAGTAATCTGGGTCTGGAAGACATTATTAGGAAAGCACTGATGGGAAACTTTGATGACAAGAGTGAGGAGCACGGAGTCGTCATGTCCCAGCCTCTCGCGGTGGCTCCGGGCAGCTCCGGCGCCGCGGTACCGGCGAGTAACGAGACACGTAGGGAAGAAGCCAATCCATCTCCAAATTCAG GTGGGGCAGTCAGCAAGCAGAAGCTCATCGGCAAGTCAAACAGTAGGAAGTCAAAGTCTCCAATTCCTGGGCAGGGATATTTGGGAACTGAAAGACCTTCCTCTGTCTCATCTGTACATTCAGAAGGGGACTACCACAGACAGACTCCAGTGTGGGCCTGGGAAGACAGGCCTTCATCAACAG GTTCCACCCAGTTTCCGTACAACCCTCTGACCATGAGGATGCTGAGCAGCACCCCCCCGACCTCCATCGCCTGTGCCCCCCCGTCCATGAGCCAAGCAACCACTCACCCACAGAACAGGATCTGGGAGCGAGAGCCTGCACCACTGCTTTCAGCACAATATGAGACTCTGTCTGACAGTGATGACTGA